A region of Desulfolithobacter dissulfuricans DNA encodes the following proteins:
- a CDS encoding O-acetylhomoserine aminocarboxypropyltransferase/cysteine synthase family protein, with translation MNERNAELKFETRVVHECILPEDWDGATLPPICQSASHRHRSAESLSDTFAGKQKEHIYMRLTNPTNSVLEKKLAALENGRGAVFMSSGMAAITNTCMALLRAGDEFVASRSLFMSTYLLFKRVFAKYDIRCQLVDPLDLAAMEAAITDRTRFLYLETITNPGMEVPNLRAAADLAHRHGLPLVVDSTLATPWLCRPLEHGADVVIHSTTKYLSGHGNAVGGVVIDGGTFDWLGSDRFPDFAPFVERKGELALLDKIWREHHINFGTTAAPLHAYLTMIGLDTLALRMERHMANTLEVARYLQSHPKVNWIRYPGLPDHPSHATAQELFKGKGYGGLLAFGLKDQETCFRFINSLKLVYHLANLGDCKTLVIHPASSQYISFPDQEREEIGISSDLLRLSVGIEDVDDIIADLEQALASL, from the coding sequence GTGAACGAAAGAAATGCGGAGCTGAAGTTTGAAACCCGGGTGGTCCATGAGTGTATTCTGCCGGAAGACTGGGACGGAGCTACCCTGCCGCCCATCTGCCAGTCGGCGTCGCATCGCCATCGCAGCGCCGAGAGCCTGAGCGATACCTTTGCCGGCAAGCAGAAGGAACATATCTACATGCGCCTGACCAACCCCACCAACTCCGTGCTGGAGAAAAAGCTGGCCGCCCTGGAGAACGGCCGCGGTGCGGTCTTCATGTCGTCGGGGATGGCAGCGATCACCAACACCTGCATGGCTCTGCTGCGGGCCGGAGACGAGTTTGTCGCCAGCCGCTCGCTGTTCATGTCCACCTACCTGCTCTTCAAGCGGGTCTTTGCCAAGTATGATATTCGCTGTCAGCTGGTCGATCCGCTGGATCTTGCGGCCATGGAGGCGGCGATCACCGACCGGACCAGATTCCTCTACCTGGAAACCATCACCAACCCGGGCATGGAAGTGCCCAATCTGCGGGCGGCCGCCGATCTGGCCCACCGCCATGGTCTGCCGCTGGTGGTGGACTCCACCCTGGCCACGCCCTGGCTCTGTCGGCCCCTGGAACACGGCGCCGATGTGGTGATCCACTCCACCACCAAGTATCTCTCAGGCCATGGCAATGCCGTGGGCGGGGTGGTCATCGACGGCGGCACTTTTGACTGGCTCGGTTCCGACCGGTTTCCTGATTTTGCGCCCTTTGTCGAGCGCAAGGGGGAACTGGCCCTGCTGGATAAGATCTGGCGCGAGCACCATATCAACTTCGGGACCACGGCCGCACCCCTGCACGCCTACCTGACCATGATCGGACTCGATACCCTGGCCCTGCGCATGGAGCGGCACATGGCCAATACCCTGGAGGTGGCCCGCTACCTCCAGTCGCACCCCAAGGTGAACTGGATCCGCTATCCGGGCCTTCCGGATCATCCCAGTCACGCCACGGCCCAGGAACTGTTCAAGGGCAAGGGCTATGGGGGGTTACTGGCCTTTGGCCTCAAGGACCAGGAGACCTGTTTCCGGTTCATAAACAGTCTCAAGCTGGTCTATCACCTGGCCAACCTGGGTGACTGCAAGACCCTGGTCATCCATCCGGCCTCGAGCCAGTACATCTCTTTTCCGGACCAGGAGCGCGAAGAGATTGGCATCAGTTCCGACCTGCTGCGGCTTTCGGTGGGCATCGAGGATGTGGATGATATCATCGCTGACCTGGAGCAGGCTCTGGCCAGCCTGTGA